Genomic DNA from Marinobacter sp. ANT_B65:
CCTCAGCTTCGCGCCGATATGAACAACCCTATGGTCGCTGAATTTACCCGGGGCTTTGACCGTATGGCCGTGGTTCACAGCAGCGGATCACCGGGCATGCTTCGTACCGCAGCAGTCAACGCTGGCATTCGCGCAGTGACCCTGGAGGCCGGCGAGTCTCATCGCATTCAGGAACACCAGATTGATGCCGGAGTAAACAGCCTGGCCAGTCTGATGGAAAAACAGGGCATGATTTCCCGGATGTTTGTATGGGGGGATCCGGAGCCAGTGTATTACGACTCGGCCTGGGTAAGAGCAGACCATGGTGGCATTCTGTTCAGCAAAGTGGACCTGGGCGCAAACGTGTCTGAAGGTGAAGTTCTTGGCTATGTCGCAGACCCGATCACCAACGCCCAGTACCCGGTCCATTCCAGCAGCGATGGCCGCATAATCGGCATGGCCGTTGATCAGGTAGTTATGGCTGGATTCGCCGCCTACCACATCGGTACAAAGGCAAAAGTTCCGGGAGAGTAGTACCCTGTCGTTTTTTACGCTTTCGCGAATAATCGACAGGAGTTAATGTGTCTTCAGAGAATAGTCCGGTCAGGTCCGCCATTCTTACCTATACGGGGCTGGTTCTGACCCCCCTTTTCTGGGCTGGCAATGCTGTGGTTGCACGGGGCACGGTTGACAGCATACCGCCCCTGTCCATGGCATTCTGGCGCTGGATGATAGCACTGGCCATCCTGCTGCCTTTCGCTCTTCCAGGTATCTGGCGCCATCGCGCTGTTATTCGTCAGCACCTGGGTTCAATGCTGGTACTTGCAGCTCTCAGCGTCGGCGCTTTCAACTCACTGTTATACCTTGCAGCAGTTACTACCACAGCTACTAACATAGCGCTTATAAACGCCACCATCCCTATTTTTGTGTCTCTGCTGGCCTGGATGCTTCTGGGCGATCGCACCCGCCCGGTTCAGGTACTGGGGATAGGCATGGCCATCTTTGGCATTCTTGCCGTTGTTGCGCGGGGGGATCTATCTGTACTCACGAGCCTGGAAGCCCAGCCGGGCGATCTCATCATGGTGGCAGCCGTACTCAGCTGGGGCCTGTTTTCCGTATTGCTGAGGCGCCAGGCTGTCCCTCTCCCCGGGTTTACCTTTCTCAGCACCCAGATTCTGCTCGGAACACTGGTTATTCTGCCGTTTTACCTGGGGGACCTGCTGTTCTTCTCAGGCGGCTTTGAGGTAACCCGTGGCACCGCTCTGCCGATCGCTTTCTTCGCGATCTTCCCGGGGATTCTGGCCTACGGTTTCTGGAACTACGCAGTACACAGGATCGGACCATCGCGAGCGGCCATTTTCATTTACCTCACTCCGGTTTTTGCCTCGGTTCTTGCTGGTATATTCCTGGAAGAGTCACTGGGGTTATTCCATATGGTTGGCGGCGCGTTCATTCTTGCAGGGCTGCTACTCGCCACCCGGGCAGGGCGACAAGCAACTTAGACGTGATAGAACACGCCCCTATAACAAGCTAAGTGGTCTGCCGGTTACCAGGCAATGCCGCTTCTATTCGCTGCAGAGCATCGGCAAGCACAGCCCTGGGGCAGCCGATGTTGAGCCGCATGAAGCCACTTCCCTGCTTGCCGAATGAGATGCCGGGGTTCATGCCCACCCCGGCGTCCTCTACAAAAAACCGTTTCAGGCCGGCGTCATCCAGCCCCAGGCGGCGACAATCGAGCCACATCAGATAGGTTCCTTCCGGCACCAGCGCCTGAATCCCACGCAACCGGGTGTCTACTGTTTCCAGCACAAAATCGCGGTTCTTCTGCAAATACGCCATCAGGTCATCCAGCCAGGGCGCACCATAGCGGTAGCCGGCTTCGAAACCGGCAATACTGAACGGATTACATTGCGGCAGGTGCAAGGAATCGAACACCGCTTTTATGGCATTGCGCTGCTCCCTGTCCGGTATTACCAACGCGGACAATCCCAATCCGGGGATATTGAAGCTCTTGCTCGGCGCAACCGCCGTTATCAGGGCATCGTCTGGCCCCGCTAATGTGCCCAGCATCCGGTGCGCGGGCTTATCAGAAAAAGTGAGGTCGCAGTGAATTTCGTCGGATATCACCGTCAGCCCGTGACGACGGGCAATTTCCAGCACAGCTCTGAGTTCCTGTTCTGACCAGACGCGGCCGACCGGGTTATGGGGCGAACACAGCATCAGGAGCTTCGCATCCGGGCGCGCAGCGCAGACTTCCAGATGCTCCAGATCCATCCGGTATTGCCCGGTTGCATCGTCACACATCAGCGGATTTTCAATCACTGACCGGCCACTAAGCTGAATGGAGCTGAAAAATGGCGGATACACTGGCGGCTGTATGATTACGCCTTCCCCCGGGGCAGCATAAGCCATACAGGCAGCGTGCAGAGATGGCACAACCCCGGGCGCCATCAGTATCCACTCGCGCTGGATTTTCCAGCCATGCCGCTCACGAAACCAGTCAATTATTGACAAAAACAGACTGTCCGGAAACAGGGTATACCCGTAAACAGGATGCGCCGCCCGCTCCAAAAGTGCCCGGGTAACGGCCTCTGGCGCGGCGAAATCCATATCCGCCACCCATACCGGGATGACGTCGTCACGACCGAATACCACCCCGCGGGCATCAAACTTTACCGAGCAGGTGTTTTCCCGGGCGATAGGCTGATCAAAAGAATCTGTCACAAGACACTCCACAGTCGGTTAGCAATCGGGCTCCACTGGTTACTATAATACTTGCCGAAACGCCCGGATACTTGCGAACCTAACGGTTTACTACGTAAACCTCCCCCGGCGCCCTTTTGGAGTCTTGAATGATTGGCCAGATCCTGTCCACCCTGTTACCCGTATTTCTCATCGCCGGCTGTGGCGCTCTTTATGGACGGTTCCGCACACCGGACATCCGGGGTCTTAACGTTCTGAATATGGAACTTTTTGTTCCTATGCTGGTGTTTAGCGTACTGGCCGACCAGCAGGCTCCACTACAGGAGTATGCCGGGCTGGCGCTGGCCGCGGCGGTTGTTGTTCTGGGTTCAGGGATTATTCTGTATCCGCTTGCCCGGGTTCTCAACCTGAACCTGAAAACCTTTCTTCCCCCTATGATGTTCAATAACTCTGGCAACATGGGCCTTCCCCTGTTGGTTCTCGCGTTCGGTGAGGCGGCCCTGCCTGCTGCTATCGTTTTGTTTATTGTGGAAATGCTGCTGCACTTTTCTGTGGGCCTGTACATGCTTGACCCACACACCTCTGTTTTGAAGCGTCTGAAACTGCCCGTTGTGTTTGCGTGTATTGCAGGGCTGACCGTGAACCTCGCAGGCGTATCCTTACCGGGCTGGCTGTTACAATCCCTGAACATGCTTGGTGAAATCTGCATACCACTGATGCTGTTTACCCTGGGCGTGCGCATGCTGGATATCGACTTCAGCGACTGGAAACTGGGTATGCTCGGTGCCATCGCCTGCCCGGTCAGCGGTCTACTGCTGGCCTGGCCGATGATCCTTATACTGGACTTGCCCGGCCTTCAGGTGGCAGCACTCTGGGTCTTCGCAGCACTGCCACCTGCGGTGCTGAATTACATGGTTGCGGAGCAGTATCAACAGGAACCCCATAAAGTCGCCTCCCTGGTATTATTAAGTAATCTGGGGAGCCTTATTGTCATGCCGGTTGTACTTGGGCTGGTTTTCGCCGCTGATTACATCTGAAGCGGCTCTAACTACGATCAACACCTCCGAGGAAATAACAGATGTCTGAAGCCATTGCCGTGGTTCGTGCCTCCCGCCCCAATTTTCTGGTTCTTGCACCTCTGTGTGTCGGGCTAGGGGTTGCTGTAGCATGGCAACAAGGCTCCCCACCAGCACTGCTGGACACGCTTCTGGTTTTTGTTGGCGCCATTCTGGCCCATGCTGCGGTAAACCTGTTCAATGAGTACGAAGATTTCGTATCCGGGCTGGATATGATTACCACCCGCACACCATTTTCCGGTGGCAGCGGAGCGCTCCCGGAAACGCCAGATGCGGCAACCCGCGTGCTGGCTGCCGCCATAGGCACACTGGCCCTGGTTATCCTTATTGGTTTCTATTTTCTCTGGCAGCGAGGCCTGCCGATGCTCGTTCTGGGAGCCGCCGGGGTCACGCTGGTGCTTACCTATACCCGCTGGATTACCCGCTCTCCCCTGCTGTGCCTGTTGGCACCAGGAATAGGCTTCGGGCCAGTAATGATTCTCGGTACTCTGGTAGCGCTCGGAGCCAGGCTTGATGCTACAGCCATAACCGTATCCATTATCGGCCTGTTACTGGTGAGCGAACTGCTGCTGATCAATCAGATACCGGATGCGGAAGCCGATCGCAAGATAGGTCGCCGCCATCTGGTCATTACGCTCGGCACTCCCGCTGCCGCCCGGCTGGTATCCGCCATGTTTCTTTCAGGCTACCTTGTTGTGGTAACGGGTATTCTTGCTGGCTGGTTGCCATTGCCGTCTATACTGTCACTGGCAACTGCGCCCTTCGCACTCTGGCTTTCCCGGAGGCTGCCAGGTGCTATCAGCCAGCCAGACGCTCTCAACGTGTTGCTGGGCGCCAACGTAGCCATTCTTCTGGCCACGCTGGCCCTGCTGATTGTTGGTCTGAGCCTGTAAGGCTTGATCCAGAGGAGCAGGTGCAGCGACAAACAGCTACTCAGGCGCTGCCCTTGCATGTGCGGGGACTTTCGCCGAAGGTTAAACCTGACATTCTCTGATTTCATCCAAGATACGGAGGTCTGCCCATGAG
This window encodes:
- a CDS encoding MalY/PatB family protein; amino-acid sequence: MTDSFDQPIARENTCSVKFDARGVVFGRDDVIPVWVADMDFAAPEAVTRALLERAAHPVYGYTLFPDSLFLSIIDWFRERHGWKIQREWILMAPGVVPSLHAACMAYAAPGEGVIIQPPVYPPFFSSIQLSGRSVIENPLMCDDATGQYRMDLEHLEVCAARPDAKLLMLCSPHNPVGRVWSEQELRAVLEIARRHGLTVISDEIHCDLTFSDKPAHRMLGTLAGPDDALITAVAPSKSFNIPGLGLSALVIPDREQRNAIKAVFDSLHLPQCNPFSIAGFEAGYRYGAPWLDDLMAYLQKNRDFVLETVDTRLRGIQALVPEGTYLMWLDCRRLGLDDAGLKRFFVEDAGVGMNPGISFGKQGSGFMRLNIGCPRAVLADALQRIEAALPGNRQTT
- a CDS encoding prenyltransferase — encoded protein: MSEAIAVVRASRPNFLVLAPLCVGLGVAVAWQQGSPPALLDTLLVFVGAILAHAAVNLFNEYEDFVSGLDMITTRTPFSGGSGALPETPDAATRVLAAAIGTLALVILIGFYFLWQRGLPMLVLGAAGVTLVLTYTRWITRSPLLCLLAPGIGFGPVMILGTLVALGARLDATAITVSIIGLLLVSELLLINQIPDAEADRKIGRRHLVITLGTPAAARLVSAMFLSGYLVVVTGILAGWLPLPSILSLATAPFALWLSRRLPGAISQPDALNVLLGANVAILLATLALLIVGLSL
- a CDS encoding DMT family transporter; this encodes MSSENSPVRSAILTYTGLVLTPLFWAGNAVVARGTVDSIPPLSMAFWRWMIALAILLPFALPGIWRHRAVIRQHLGSMLVLAALSVGAFNSLLYLAAVTTTATNIALINATIPIFVSLLAWMLLGDRTRPVQVLGIGMAIFGILAVVARGDLSVLTSLEAQPGDLIMVAAVLSWGLFSVLLRRQAVPLPGFTFLSTQILLGTLVILPFYLGDLLFFSGGFEVTRGTALPIAFFAIFPGILAYGFWNYAVHRIGPSRAAIFIYLTPVFASVLAGIFLEESLGLFHMVGGAFILAGLLLATRAGRQAT
- a CDS encoding AEC family transporter; translated protein: MIGQILSTLLPVFLIAGCGALYGRFRTPDIRGLNVLNMELFVPMLVFSVLADQQAPLQEYAGLALAAAVVVLGSGIILYPLARVLNLNLKTFLPPMMFNNSGNMGLPLLVLAFGEAALPAAIVLFIVEMLLHFSVGLYMLDPHTSVLKRLKLPVVFACIAGLTVNLAGVSLPGWLLQSLNMLGEICIPLMLFTLGVRMLDIDFSDWKLGMLGAIACPVSGLLLAWPMILILDLPGLQVAALWVFAALPPAVLNYMVAEQYQQEPHKVASLVLLSNLGSLIVMPVVLGLVFAADYI